GTGGCGTGTAGCTAAAGTTGCAGAGGAATTTCGATCAGGATGGGAAGCATTTCGTTGGGTCAGGAAACCATTACTCACCGTACTGGTATTTCCAGTCTCAGCAGGGCGATGTCGAAATGAAATACATCGCTTTCGTTGAAGCGCGGATGCAAAATATACTTCTCCACGTCGATTTCCAGTGGACGGGGAGCACAGTGCTTTTTTAGGCCTCGATCCTCGCAGTCGATTTCCGAACTGGTGTCATGCTCGCCCAGGCGCACCCTTTTGAATTGCAAGTCCGACGGCATCCTCGGTCCTTTTATCAGACAGTGGACTGCGGTCAGGACGTAGCGGTTGTTGATCAAGGAGCCCCCACAAGCGGGAACCAGCGGCGCATACCAAGTTTTGGTGTTTCGATATAAAAGCATAGCCATCCATGGCAGCGAATTAAGCTCCACCTCTTTTCCACGCGTAATTCGGTAAACGGGTGGACTTTGACCGCAGGTCCTATCATTTGGTAGCTCATTTCCCGGTTCGGGACAGCAGTAATATGAGGAATGGTGTTGTCCACATTTTCTTTGCTCAAGCATTTTCTTTTGGACCGAGGTTTTGCCCTCGAGCTGGGCAATCTTTTGCAAATGGTGGCAACGAACAAGTTCGACACATTGCTCGTCGGGTGGACAATCTGAAAATAACATTGACGAGATATTATTACAAATCATAAGCCAAACTTTTctaaaagcttttttattaTCGTTTGAAATAGGTATTGCTGTCAtaataaggttttttttttttgtaataatatagTAAATGGCATCATCCCCAAGTACATTTgtataagtttaaaaacaatggagttttgttttttttttaaataatattttttggtactctgtataaatttttttccctCTGATGACAAGCAAAAAAGAACtagtctttcagttttaaaactatctgaACTCAAATATCTGAAcctaaatatcttttttaaatgccGGAAAGGACAACTAGCATTAACTAACTAACTATAGCTCTCTTGCAAAACTCggataaaaattgaaaaaaaaaattatagcttcgtagttatttaataataaataataagaataaaCTACGAGAAATTGTGATGGCTTGCTATTTCTGAATAACACTTTTAAGATCGGACAAGGATTTCATTGTAATCGGACACAgcttcattattttttaaagtttacgCAATAAAAACTCTAATAGCTGCCATGGTACATAAACTTCAACTTGCCGACGTTTGGTTTCTATATTGTTAGCTTTGTAAATCACATTTTTTGAAGTATGCCGATTAAGTAAACAATTCCTACACACTTTCAATAGATTCAGCTAAAAGTACCAGCAGAAAAGCCAGCTGCGggatcaaaataaaaacttttgttttaaaaaacatgttcTCCAGTCAACGCTTGATATGATACTGTTTCTTAGCAAGAGCATTGGCCTCTGAGCATGAGTGGGTTGAATGCatggaattttgaaaaaatcaaagcacaaaaacatttaaatttctgaaTAATCAGCTGACAAGAAGTAGGCTATTAATGTAAGTCAGtagtttttttaagtaaatactATAGTGTAAAAAATTCGCTATTTATTTGGTGAACCCCTGCAggttgtatgtatgtatatatagacCTGCAGTA
This genomic window from Drosophila gunungcola strain Sukarami chromosome 3R, Dgunungcola_SK_2, whole genome shotgun sequence contains:
- the LOC128257922 gene encoding spaetzle-processing enzyme-like isoform X1, which translates into the protein MFFKTKVFILIPQLAFLLVLLAESIENCPPDEQCVELVRCHHLQKIAQLEGKTSVQKKMLEQRKCGQHHSSYYCCPEPGNELPNDRTCGQSPPVYRITRGKEVELNSLPWMAMLLYRNTKTWYAPLVPACGGSLINNRYVLTAVHCLIKGPRMPSDLQFKRVRLGEHDTSSEIDCEDRGLKKHCAPRPLEIDVEKYILHPRFNESDVFHFDIALLRLEIPVRYTPQIRPICVLVRSFSLSKSKLKVAGWGRTETGIPSAVLLQTTVVKQNAQVCQKAYFHLQFTSSIQICAGYDTCNGDSGGPLTATYGRGFDEFEVVVGITSYGGQQCGTKQYPSVFTKVKAFTKWIKRNLEA
- the LOC128257922 gene encoding spaetzle-processing enzyme-like isoform X2 — encoded protein: MLEQRKCGQHHSSYYCCPEPGNELPNDRTCGQSPPVYRITRGKEVELNSLPWMAMLLYRNTKTWYAPLVPACGGSLINNRYVLTAVHCLIKGPRMPSDLQFKRVRLGEHDTSSEIDCEDRGLKKHCAPRPLEIDVEKYILHPRFNESDVFHFDIALLRLEIPVRYTPQIRPICVLVRSFSLSKSKLKVAGWGRTETGIPSAVLLQTTVVKQNAQVCQKAYFHLQFTSSIQICAGYDTCNGDSGGPLTATYGRGFDEFEVVVGITSYGGQQCGTKQYPSVFTKVKAFTKWIKRNLEA